From Ignavibacterium sp.:
AAACAAAAAGAATATCAGAAATGGATAGCCGAACTAAAACAAAAAATTTACTGGGAAGTAAGAATCTGATTTTATAAACAAACTGTGGAAAAAAATTGACTTCAATTGAAAATAAAAATGATGTAGAGCTTGTTCAAAAGCTTAATAAAAAAATCACGGAAGTAAAATCTGAAATTGCAAAAGTTATTGTTGGTCAGGACGAAATAATTGATCAACTTATAATTGCTTTGATGTCTAAAGGACACTGTTTACTTGTTGGTGTTCCGGGACTTGCAAAAACACTTCTTATCAAAACTCTTGCAGAAGTAATGGATCTGAAATTCAGCAGAATACAATTCACACCTGATCTTATGCCTTCAGATATAACTGGAACTGAAGTTTTGGAAGAAGATCAATTAAGCAAAAAAAGAAATTTCAGATTTATTGCAGGGCCGGTTTTTGCAAATATGATTTTAGCTGATGAAATTAACAGAACCCCACCCAAAACTCAGGCAGCACTGTTAGAAGCAATGCAGGAACACAAAGTAACTGCTGCCGGAGTAACTCATACGCTTCCCGAACCATTTTTTGTGCTGGCAACACAAAATCCCATTGAGCAGGAAGGTACATATCCATTGCCCG
This genomic window contains:
- a CDS encoding MoxR family ATPase, producing the protein MTSIENKNDVELVQKLNKKITEVKSEIAKVIVGQDEIIDQLIIALMSKGHCLLVGVPGLAKTLLIKTLAEVMDLKFSRIQFTPDLMPSDITGTEVLEEDQLSKKRNFRFIAGPVFANMILADEINRTPPKTQAALLEAMQEHKVTAAGVTHTLPEPFFVLATQNPIEQEGTYPLPEAQLDRFMFNLWLDYPTYEEEIKVVQTTTSGYNAKLNKVVTAEEILVFQDLIRRVPVSDNVIQFAVKVANMTRPVNGNSPDFIKQWITWGAGPRASQYMILAAKSRAVIQGRFTPNIDDVKAAMLPVLRHRIITNFSAEAEGISAVDVIKKLAEETNKLI